One window of the Entelurus aequoreus isolate RoL-2023_Sb linkage group LG18, RoL_Eaeq_v1.1, whole genome shotgun sequence genome contains the following:
- the LOC133633936 gene encoding uncharacterized protein LOC133633936 isoform X1: protein MSLTQKIRQHTQEQTMDCTESSLRTKSTTSRASTRSKASSTEAAATKARAKAEAAKVRLSFAQKEMTLKVEKAQLDVEKAQLEAKMDMLLLEQDAAAALAKAEVLEAAVEGSDRSSSYLHIKQLFEHSVDTLERTKEYIATQAQEPSQIKVESPHQQPSSWNETQHYKPPDVNSIQHSHLQTEHNKHRVGFVSTLQQMTTPSQPEVTSVISPSSNNIRDNHQDYKSSYSSPLHSKSSRTPCQPVYDQGNVADFARYLAHRELVTTSLIKFSDQPCSYRAWKQSFVNSVRGLNITSSEEMDLLVTWLGKESAEHAKRIRAVHVNSPDKGLKRIWDRLETCYGAPEMVEDSLFKRIHSFPKIINRDYSKLHELSDFLIELEAAKEDGDLPGLAYLDTARGINPLVQKLPFNLQEKWLNVGTNYKLQHNVTFPPFYVFVDFIGKQAIIRNDPGFKFAGQIDTSKADRVQWKQIQNREVSVHKIDFQSTAPPINDKQYFEADDPEKQCPIHKKPHMLHKCRAFRAMPLEQRKEFLKENGICFKCCTSTQHIAKNCKCITKCTECESAKHISALHPGPAPWIQVQTPLTQLGGEQDSGPSTEVSARCTDVCGGDQSYKSCSKICLVKIYPSGRPEKSLKVYAIIDEQSNKSLARSEFFEIFNIQSPSSPYTLRTCSGVTETTGRRASGYNIESMDGKVCLTLPSLLECDDLPNNRSEIPTPNAAANHTHLKSVANLIPELDPNASIMLLLGRDIISVHKVRKQVDGPRDGPYAQKLDLGWVIVGNVCLGGVHKPTTVNNFNTITIEQRRPTVFTPCPNVFQVKERHGQFQNPEYSKVTFTKKCKQNDVGATVFRQTKDDNKVGPSIDDIAFLQIMERDLKKDITNSWVAPLPFKTPRPKLPDNKVQALKRFSSLRRNFERKPVMKEHFFSFMEKIFQNEHAEIAPPLTSNEERWYLPAFGVYHPKKPGNIRVVFDSSAQYNGVSLNDVLLTGPDLNNTLIGVLLRFRKEAVAITADIQQMYHCFLVREEDRNYLRFLWFRNNNSSEDIMEYRMRVHVFGNCPSPAVAIYCLRQSVKNAEPIVKQFVNRDFYVDDGLTSLPSVEAAVKLLKRTQEVLSDSNLRLHKIASNKGEVMNAFPSQDHAINLKDLDFTSDILPMQRSLGLNWDLMADTFTFQVADEQKPFTRRGVLSTVNSIYDPLGFLAPVTIQGKLILRELMENNGDWDAPLPQEMEETWSTWRCSLKDLSNLHIPRVYTQASPTAVSKREIVIFCDASTKAIAAVAYLKITEKNGTNHVGFLMGKAKLTPLSEQTVPRLELCSAVLAVELAELITSEMDMEVDITFYSDSKIVLGYISNDTRRFYVYVSNRVQRIRSFSHPEQWKHVSTEANPADIATRSVSAKHLSSTTWLCGPAFLKNAQNDQFQKGPFELSDPSLDTEVRPHVSTLNTTAVIKHLGSQRFSKFSSWRSLIHAIARLTHIARLFQKNPAVKANGCKGWHHCHSANAVEELAHAKKTIIRAVQEDIYAQEYASIKNGKGLSKDNNLKALDPLIDADGLLRIGGRIKEAKLSLEEKSPLIIPGKHHISTLLVRHYHQKIQHQGRLFTEGALRAAGFWIVGGKRRVSSVIYGCVKCRKLRALPQTQKMADLPADRLSTEPPFTNVGLDVFGPWTVSARRTRGGLAQDKRWAVLFTCMSVRAVHIEVIESLDTSCFINALRRFLAIRGPVKLIRSDRGTNFISACKELKIPSNIDNTSVEKFLSDQDCRWMFNVPHASHMGGPWERMIGVARRILDAMFLQLGTSKLTHEGLSTLMAEVTAIINARPLVPVSTDPDDPQILSPATLLTQKVSPSTAPVGDWVKDLHKQQWRQIQHLAQTFWNKWKKQYLSTLQPRRKWHSPHPNLLPGSVVLLKDDQLKRNHWPLGLITQVFPSKDGRVRKVEIKVSRKDGTKVFLRPVTETILLMAPEKP from the coding sequence TTTAACGCAGAAGATAAGACAGCATACACAAGAACAAACAATGGATTGCACAGAAAGCTCATTACGGACAAAATCTACCACTTCACGTGCTTCAACGAGGTCAAAAGCTTCCTCCACCGAGGCTGCAGCTACCAAAGCACGCGCAAAAGCAGAGGCAGCCAAAGTACGTCTGTCTTTTGCACAAAAAGAAATGACACTCAAAGTGGAAAAAGCACAACTGGACGTGGAAAAAGCACAACTAGAAGCTAAGATGGACATGCTCTTACTGGAGCAGGACGCAGCAGCTGCACTCGCCAAAGCGGAGGTCTTGGAAGCCGCTGTGGAAGGAAGTGATCGAAGCAGCTCCTATCTTCACATCAAGCAGTTGTTTGAACATTCAGTTGACACATTAGAGCGCACAAAGGAATACATAGCCACTCAGGCCCAAGAGCCAAGTCAAATAAAAGTTGAATCACCACACCAACAGCCATCGTCATGGAATGAAACACAACATTATAAACCACCAGATGTGAACTCCATTCAACACTCACATCTCCAGACAGAGCACAATAAACACAGAGTTGGGTTTGTTTCTACCCTACAACAAATGACGACACCTTCACAGCCAGAAGTCACATCAGTCATCAGTCCATCTTCAAACAACATACGAGACAATCACCAAGATTACAAGTCAAGCTACAGTTCTCCTTTGCATTCAAAGTCCAGCCGTACACCTTGTCAGCCTGTCTACGATCAAGGGAATGTGGCAGACTTCGCAAGATATCTAGCTCACCGTGAGCTAGTCACAACGAGTCTGATAAAGTTCAGCGACCAGCCATGCAGTTACAGGGCATGGAAACAGTCCTTTGTGAACTCAGTCAGAGGCCTCAACATAACGTCCAGTGAAGAAATGGATTTGTTGGTCACGTGGCTAGGGAAGGAGTCAGCTGAGCATGCAAAACGCATCAGGGCTGTCCATGTCAACTCTCCTGACAAAGGCCTAAAAAGGATATGGGACAGACTGGAAACCTGTTACGGCGCACCCGAAATGGTGGAGGATTCACTCTTTAAACGGATCCACAGCTTCCCTAAAATCATCAACAGAGACTATTCAAAGCTCCATGAGTTGAGTGATTTTCTCATAGAATTGGAGGCAGCCAAGGAAGATGGAGACCTGCCTGGCCTTGCATATTTGGACACAGCGCGTGGGATAAACCCATTAGTTCAAAAGTTACCATTCAACCTCCAAGAAAAGTGGCTCAACGTTGGCACAAACTACAAATTACAACACAATGTAACATTTCCCcccttttatgtttttgttgacttCATTGGAAAACAAGCTATAATTAGGAATGACCCAGGCTTCAAGTTTGCAGGTCAAATTGACACCTCAAAAGCAGACAGAGTCCAATGGAAGCAGATCCAAAATAGAGAAGTCTCAGTTCATAAGATCGATTTCCAGTCTACTGCCCCTCCTATTAATGACAAGCAATACTTTGAAGCTGATGATCCTGAGAAACAATGCCCTATTCATAAAAAACCTCACATGCTCCATAAATGTCGTGCCTTCCGTGCAATGCCGTTGGAACAACGCAAGGAATTCCTGAAAGAAAATGGCAtatgttttaagtgttgcacaTCCACTCAACATATAGCAAAAAACTGTAAATGTATTACTAAGTGCACTGAGTGTGAGAGCGCAAAGCACATTTCTGCACTTCATCCTGGACCTGCCCCATGGATCCAGGTCCAAACCCCCCTGACACAGCTTGGCGGGGAGCAAGACTCAGGACCTTCAACTGAGGTCAGTGCTCGATGTACAGATGTATGTGGTGGCGATCAAAGCTACAAATCCTGCTCAAAGATCTGCCTTGTTAAAATATATCCTAGCGGCCGTCCTGAGAAATCCCTGAAAGTTTATGCAATCATCGACGAGCAGAGTAACAAGTCCCTTGCTCGTTCAGAGTTCTTTGAGATCTTCAACATTCAAAGTCCTTCATCTCCATACACACTCCGAACCTGCTCTGGAGTGACGGAAACCACTGGGAGAAGAGCTTCAGGCTACAACATTGAATCCATGGATGGAAAAGTGTGCCTCACTTTACCAAGCCTCCTGGAATGTGATGATCTACCTAACAACAGATCAGAAATCCCAACACCTAATGCTGCAGCCAACCATACTCACCTCAAATCAGTTGCTAACCTCATCCCAGAGCTGGATCCTAACGCGTCCATCATGCTTCTCCTTGGGAGAGACATCATCTCTGTCCACAAAGTGCGCAAACAGGTTGATGGGCCACGCGATGGTCCCTATGCTCAAAAACTTGACCTGGGATGGGTGATCGTTGGAAATGTATGCTTGGGAGGTGTTCACAAGCCGACCACAGTGAATAACTTCAACACCATTACAATTGAACAAAGGCGTCCCACAGTCTTTACACCTTGTCCTAACGTGTTTCAAGtcaaggagagacatggccagttTCAAAACCCTGAATACTCAAAGGTAACCTTCACAAAGAAATGTAAGCAAAATGACGTGGGCGCTACAGTGTTTCGGCAGACCAAAGATGACAACAAAGTCGGTCCATCCATTGATGACATCGCCTTCCTGCAAATCATGGAGAGGGATTTGAAAAAGGACATAACCAACAGCTGGGTAGCTCCGCTGCCATTTAAGACTCCAAGGCCCAAGCTTCCTGACAACAAAGTTCAAGCCTTGAAGCGTTTTTCCTCTTTGAGACGCAACTTCGAAAGAAAACCAGTGATGAAAGAGCACTTTTTTAGCTTCATGGAAAAGATCTTTCAAAATGAACATGCTGAAATAGCCCCTCCACTCACATCTAATGAAGAAAGATGGTATTTACCAGCCTTTGGTGTTTACCATCCCAAGAAACCTGGGAACATCCGTGTGGTGTTTGACTCCAGCGCCCAATACAATGGTGTGTCACTAAACGACGTGCTGTTAACTGGACCCGACCTCAACAACACCCTTATAGGGGTACTCCTCAGGTTTCGCAAAGAAGCTGTAGCCATAACAGCAGACATTCAGCAGATGTACCACTGTTTCTTAGTCAGAGAAGAAGACCGCAATTATCTCAGGTTTTTATGGTTCAGAAACAACAACTCATCTGAAGACATCATGGAATACAGAATGAGGGTCCATGTCTTTGGAAATTGTCCCTCTCCCGCAGTGGCCATCTACTGTTTAAGACAGTCAGTGAAAAATGCAGAGCCCATTGTAAAGCAGTTTGTCAACCGTGACTTTTATGTAGATGACGGGCTAACGTCACTTCCCTCCGTCGAAGCTGCAGTGAAGCTGCTCAAGAGGACGCAAGAGGTTCTGTCAGACTCAAACTTGAGGCTTCACAAAATCGCCTCAAATAAAGGAGAAGTTATGAACGCTTTCCCATCTCAGGACCATGCCATCAACTTAAAGGACCTGGACTTCACTTCAGATATCTTGCCCATGCAACGTAGTCTGGGACTTAACTGGGATCTAATGGCAGACACATTTACCTTTCAAGTAGCTGATGAGCAAAAGCCTTTCACCCGCAGAGGTGTCTTGTCAACTGTCAACAGCATCTATGATCCCCTAGGATTTCTTGCCCCTGTCACCATACAAGGCAAACTGATCCTGCGTGAGCTCATGGAGAACAACGGAGATTGGGATGCACCTCTTCCTCAAGAAATGGAAGAGACATGGTCAACGTGGCGATGCTCATTGAAAGATCTCAGCAATCTCCACATCCCAAGAGTTTACACACAGGCCTCTCCTACAGCGGTGTCAAAAAGAGAGATAGTCATCTTTTGTGACGCTTCCACAAAGGCAATTGCAGCAGTTGCATACTTAAAGATAACAGAGAAAAATGGAACCAACCACGTGGGCTTTCTCATGGGAAAAGCCAAGCTTACGCCCTTGTCAGAACAAACTGTCCCTAGACTTGAGCTTTGTTCTGCAGTATTAGCGGTGGAGCTTGCCGAGCTCATCACCTCAGAGATGGACATGGAGGTTGACATCACTTTCTACAGCGACAGCAAAATCGTTCTTGGTTACATCAGCAATGATACTAGACGTTTTTACGTGTATGTAAGCAACCGAGTTCAACGGATAAGAAGCTTTTCTCACCCTGAGCAATGGAAACATGTCTCCACTGAAGCAAACCCTGCAGACATAGCCACAAGGTCTGTGTCAGCGAAACACCTGTCCAGTACCACCTGGCTTTGTGGACCAGCATTCCTGAAGAACGCTCAGAATGACCAGTTTCAAAAGGGCCCTTTTGAGTTGTCTGAcccctctttggatacagaggtcCGCCCGCATGTTTCAACATTGAACACCACTGCAGTAATCAAACACCTGGGTTCTCAACGCTTCTCCAAGTTCTCCAGTTGGAGATCATTGATCCATGCCATTGCTCGTCTCACTCACATTGCTCGCCTCTTTCAAAAGAATCCTGCAGTAAAAGCTAACGGCTGCAAAGGCTGGCATCATTGTCACTCAGCAAATGCTGTTGAGGAACTTGCACATGCTAAGAAAACCATCATTCGTGCAGTTCAAGAAGACATATATGCTCAAGAGTATGCTTCCATCAAAAATGGTAAAGGGCTTTCCAAAGACAATAATCTCAAAGCCTTAGACCCTCTCATTGATGCCGATGGTCTGCTAAGAATTGGGGGTCGCATAAAAGAAGCCAAACTCTCTTTGGAGGAGAAATCGCCTCTCATAATCCCTGGCAAGCACCATATTTCCACGCTTCTGGTCAGGCACTACCATCAGAAAATACAACACCAGGGCAGATTATTCACTGAAGGTGCTTTAAGAGCTGCTGGATTTTGGATTGTTGGTGGTAAAAGACGAGTCAGCAGTGTGATCTATGGATGTGTTAAATGCCGCAAACTTCGCGCTTTGCCTCAGACTCAAAAGATGGCTGATCTTCCAGCTGATCGCCTGTCCACTGAACCTCCATTTACCAACGTTGGGCTGGACGTTTTTGGACCTTGGACAGTGTCTGCACGTCGTACACGAGGTGGCCTTGCACAAGACAAAAGGTGGGCCGTACTATTCACCTGTATGAGTGTCAGAGCCGTGCACATAGAGGTCATTGAATCATTAGACACGTCATGTTTCATCAATGCCTTAAGGCGTTTCCTTGCTATCAGGGGCCCAGTGAAATTAATTCGGTCCGATAGAGGCACCAACTTCATAAGTGCATGCAAAGAGCTCAAGATTCCATCCAACATTGATAACACATCTGTAGAAAAGTTTTTGTCCGATCAAGATTGCAGATGGATGTTCAACGTGCCTCACGCATCTCACATGGGTGGGCCATGGGAGAGGATGATTGGTGTGGCAAGAAGGATCCTTGACGCCATGTTCCTGCAGCTTGGGACCTCAAAGCTGACCCACGAGGGTCTCTCCACACTTATGGCAGAGGTGACTGCCATCATCAATGCCAGACCTCTTGTACCAGTGTCCACCGACCCAGATGACCCGCAAATACTCTCACCAGCAACACTCCTCACACAAAAGGTCAGTCCTTCAACTGCTCCCGTAGGCGACTGGGTAAAAGATCTCCACAAGCAACAGTGGCGTCAAATCCAGCATTTGGCTCAAACCTTTTGGAACAAATGGAAGAAGCAATACCTATCCACACTTCAGCCACGGAGGAAGTGGCATTCACCCCACCCTAACCTCCTGCCTGGAAGTGTAGTGCTCCTCAAAGATGACCAACTGAAGAGAAACCATTGGCCTTTAGGACTAATTACACAAGTCTTCCCAAGCAAAGATGGCAGAGTTCGcaaagtggagataaaagtctccAGAAAGGATGGGACCAAAGTGTTCCTGCGGCCGGTCACAGAGACAATCCTGCTTATGGCACCAGAGAAGCCCTAA
- the LOC133633936 gene encoding uncharacterized protein LOC133633936 isoform X2, whose translation MSLTQKIRQHTQEQTMDCTESSLRTKSTTSRASTRSKASSTEAAATKARAKAEAAKVRLSFAQKEMTLKVEKAQLDVEKAQLEAKMDMLLLEQDAAAALAKAEVLEAAVEGSDRSSSYLHIKQLFEHSVDTLERTKEYIATQAQEPSQIKVESPHQQPSSWNETQHYKPPDVNSIQHSHLQTEHNKHRVGFVSTLQQMTTPSQPEVTSVISPSSNNIRDNHQDYKSSYSSPLHSKSSRTPCQPVYDQGNVADFARYLAHRELVTTSLIKFSDQPCSYRAWKQSFVNSVRGLNITSSEEMDLLVTWLGKESAEHAKRIRAVHVNSPDKGLKRIWDRLETCYGAPEMVEDSLFKRIHSFPKIINRDYSKLHELSDFLIELEAAKEDGDLPGLAYLDTARGINPLVQKLPFNLQEKWLNVGTNYKLQHNVTFPPFYVFVDFIGKQAIIRNDPGFKFAGQIDTSKADRVQWKQIQNREVSVHKIDFQSTAPPINDKQYFEADDPEKQCPIHKKPHMLHKCRAFRAMPLEQRKEFLKENGICFKCCTSTQHIAKNCKCITKCTECESAKHISALHPGPAPWIQVQTPLTQLGGEQDSGPSTEVSARCTDVCGGDQSYKSCSKICLVKIYPSGRPEKSLKVYAIIDEQSNKSLARSEFFEIFNIQSPSSPYTLRTCSGVTETTGRRASGYNIESMDGKVCLTLPSLLECDDLPNNRSEIPTPNAAANHTHLKSVANLIPELDPNASIMLLLGRDIISVHKVRKQVDGPRDGPYAQKLDLGWVIVGNVCLGGVHKPTTVNNFNTITIEQRRPTVFTPCPNVFQVKERHGQFQNPEYSKVTFTKKCKQNDVGATVFRQTKDDNKVGPSIDDIAFLQIMERDLKKDITNSWVAPLPFKTPRPKLPDNKVQALKRFSSLRRNFERKPVMKEHFFSFMEKIFQNEHAEIAPPLTSNEERWYLPAFGVYHPKKPGNIRVVFDSSAQYNGVSLNDVLLTGPDLNNTLIGVLLRFRKEAVAITADIQQMYHCFLVREEDRNYLRFLWFRNNNSSEDIMEYRMRVHVFGNCPSPAVAIYCLRQSVKNAEPIVKQFVNRDFYVDDGLTSLPSVEAAVKLLKRTQEVLSDSNLRLHKIASNKGEVMNAFPSQDHAINLKDLDFTSDILPMQRSLGLNWDLMADTFTFQVADEQKPFTRRGVLSTVNSIYDPLGFLAPVTIQGKLILRELMENNGDWDAPLPQEMEETWSTWRCSLKDLSNLHIPRVYTQASPTAVSKREIVIFCDASTKAIAAVAYLKITEKNGTNHVGFLMGKAKLTPLSEQTVPRLELCSAVLAVELAELITSEMDMEVDITFYSDSKIVLGYISNDTRRFYVYVSNRVQRIRSFSHPEQWKHVSTEANPADIATRSVSAKHLSSTTWLCGPAFLKNAQNDQFQKGPFELSDPSLDTEVRPHVSTLNTTAVIKHLGSQRFSKFSSWRSLIHAIARLTHIARLFQKNPAVKANGCKGWHHCHSANAVEELAHAKKTIIRAVQEDIYAQEYASIKNGKGLSKDNNLKALDPLIDADGLLRIGGRIKEAKLSLEEKSPLIIPGKHHISTLLVRHYHQKIQHQGRLFTEGALRAAGFWIVGGKRRVSSVIYGCVKCRKLRALPQTQKMADLPADRLSTEPPFTNVGLDVFGPWTVSARRTRGGLAQDKRLQMDVQRASRISHGWAMGEDDWCGKKDP comes from the exons TTTAACGCAGAAGATAAGACAGCATACACAAGAACAAACAATGGATTGCACAGAAAGCTCATTACGGACAAAATCTACCACTTCACGTGCTTCAACGAGGTCAAAAGCTTCCTCCACCGAGGCTGCAGCTACCAAAGCACGCGCAAAAGCAGAGGCAGCCAAAGTACGTCTGTCTTTTGCACAAAAAGAAATGACACTCAAAGTGGAAAAAGCACAACTGGACGTGGAAAAAGCACAACTAGAAGCTAAGATGGACATGCTCTTACTGGAGCAGGACGCAGCAGCTGCACTCGCCAAAGCGGAGGTCTTGGAAGCCGCTGTGGAAGGAAGTGATCGAAGCAGCTCCTATCTTCACATCAAGCAGTTGTTTGAACATTCAGTTGACACATTAGAGCGCACAAAGGAATACATAGCCACTCAGGCCCAAGAGCCAAGTCAAATAAAAGTTGAATCACCACACCAACAGCCATCGTCATGGAATGAAACACAACATTATAAACCACCAGATGTGAACTCCATTCAACACTCACATCTCCAGACAGAGCACAATAAACACAGAGTTGGGTTTGTTTCTACCCTACAACAAATGACGACACCTTCACAGCCAGAAGTCACATCAGTCATCAGTCCATCTTCAAACAACATACGAGACAATCACCAAGATTACAAGTCAAGCTACAGTTCTCCTTTGCATTCAAAGTCCAGCCGTACACCTTGTCAGCCTGTCTACGATCAAGGGAATGTGGCAGACTTCGCAAGATATCTAGCTCACCGTGAGCTAGTCACAACGAGTCTGATAAAGTTCAGCGACCAGCCATGCAGTTACAGGGCATGGAAACAGTCCTTTGTGAACTCAGTCAGAGGCCTCAACATAACGTCCAGTGAAGAAATGGATTTGTTGGTCACGTGGCTAGGGAAGGAGTCAGCTGAGCATGCAAAACGCATCAGGGCTGTCCATGTCAACTCTCCTGACAAAGGCCTAAAAAGGATATGGGACAGACTGGAAACCTGTTACGGCGCACCCGAAATGGTGGAGGATTCACTCTTTAAACGGATCCACAGCTTCCCTAAAATCATCAACAGAGACTATTCAAAGCTCCATGAGTTGAGTGATTTTCTCATAGAATTGGAGGCAGCCAAGGAAGATGGAGACCTGCCTGGCCTTGCATATTTGGACACAGCGCGTGGGATAAACCCATTAGTTCAAAAGTTACCATTCAACCTCCAAGAAAAGTGGCTCAACGTTGGCACAAACTACAAATTACAACACAATGTAACATTTCCCcccttttatgtttttgttgacttCATTGGAAAACAAGCTATAATTAGGAATGACCCAGGCTTCAAGTTTGCAGGTCAAATTGACACCTCAAAAGCAGACAGAGTCCAATGGAAGCAGATCCAAAATAGAGAAGTCTCAGTTCATAAGATCGATTTCCAGTCTACTGCCCCTCCTATTAATGACAAGCAATACTTTGAAGCTGATGATCCTGAGAAACAATGCCCTATTCATAAAAAACCTCACATGCTCCATAAATGTCGTGCCTTCCGTGCAATGCCGTTGGAACAACGCAAGGAATTCCTGAAAGAAAATGGCAtatgttttaagtgttgcacaTCCACTCAACATATAGCAAAAAACTGTAAATGTATTACTAAGTGCACTGAGTGTGAGAGCGCAAAGCACATTTCTGCACTTCATCCTGGACCTGCCCCATGGATCCAGGTCCAAACCCCCCTGACACAGCTTGGCGGGGAGCAAGACTCAGGACCTTCAACTGAGGTCAGTGCTCGATGTACAGATGTATGTGGTGGCGATCAAAGCTACAAATCCTGCTCAAAGATCTGCCTTGTTAAAATATATCCTAGCGGCCGTCCTGAGAAATCCCTGAAAGTTTATGCAATCATCGACGAGCAGAGTAACAAGTCCCTTGCTCGTTCAGAGTTCTTTGAGATCTTCAACATTCAAAGTCCTTCATCTCCATACACACTCCGAACCTGCTCTGGAGTGACGGAAACCACTGGGAGAAGAGCTTCAGGCTACAACATTGAATCCATGGATGGAAAAGTGTGCCTCACTTTACCAAGCCTCCTGGAATGTGATGATCTACCTAACAACAGATCAGAAATCCCAACACCTAATGCTGCAGCCAACCATACTCACCTCAAATCAGTTGCTAACCTCATCCCAGAGCTGGATCCTAACGCGTCCATCATGCTTCTCCTTGGGAGAGACATCATCTCTGTCCACAAAGTGCGCAAACAGGTTGATGGGCCACGCGATGGTCCCTATGCTCAAAAACTTGACCTGGGATGGGTGATCGTTGGAAATGTATGCTTGGGAGGTGTTCACAAGCCGACCACAGTGAATAACTTCAACACCATTACAATTGAACAAAGGCGTCCCACAGTCTTTACACCTTGTCCTAACGTGTTTCAAGtcaaggagagacatggccagttTCAAAACCCTGAATACTCAAAGGTAACCTTCACAAAGAAATGTAAGCAAAATGACGTGGGCGCTACAGTGTTTCGGCAGACCAAAGATGACAACAAAGTCGGTCCATCCATTGATGACATCGCCTTCCTGCAAATCATGGAGAGGGATTTGAAAAAGGACATAACCAACAGCTGGGTAGCTCCGCTGCCATTTAAGACTCCAAGGCCCAAGCTTCCTGACAACAAAGTTCAAGCCTTGAAGCGTTTTTCCTCTTTGAGACGCAACTTCGAAAGAAAACCAGTGATGAAAGAGCACTTTTTTAGCTTCATGGAAAAGATCTTTCAAAATGAACATGCTGAAATAGCCCCTCCACTCACATCTAATGAAGAAAGATGGTATTTACCAGCCTTTGGTGTTTACCATCCCAAGAAACCTGGGAACATCCGTGTGGTGTTTGACTCCAGCGCCCAATACAATGGTGTGTCACTAAACGACGTGCTGTTAACTGGACCCGACCTCAACAACACCCTTATAGGGGTACTCCTCAGGTTTCGCAAAGAAGCTGTAGCCATAACAGCAGACATTCAGCAGATGTACCACTGTTTCTTAGTCAGAGAAGAAGACCGCAATTATCTCAGGTTTTTATGGTTCAGAAACAACAACTCATCTGAAGACATCATGGAATACAGAATGAGGGTCCATGTCTTTGGAAATTGTCCCTCTCCCGCAGTGGCCATCTACTGTTTAAGACAGTCAGTGAAAAATGCAGAGCCCATTGTAAAGCAGTTTGTCAACCGTGACTTTTATGTAGATGACGGGCTAACGTCACTTCCCTCCGTCGAAGCTGCAGTGAAGCTGCTCAAGAGGACGCAAGAGGTTCTGTCAGACTCAAACTTGAGGCTTCACAAAATCGCCTCAAATAAAGGAGAAGTTATGAACGCTTTCCCATCTCAGGACCATGCCATCAACTTAAAGGACCTGGACTTCACTTCAGATATCTTGCCCATGCAACGTAGTCTGGGACTTAACTGGGATCTAATGGCAGACACATTTACCTTTCAAGTAGCTGATGAGCAAAAGCCTTTCACCCGCAGAGGTGTCTTGTCAACTGTCAACAGCATCTATGATCCCCTAGGATTTCTTGCCCCTGTCACCATACAAGGCAAACTGATCCTGCGTGAGCTCATGGAGAACAACGGAGATTGGGATGCACCTCTTCCTCAAGAAATGGAAGAGACATGGTCAACGTGGCGATGCTCATTGAAAGATCTCAGCAATCTCCACATCCCAAGAGTTTACACACAGGCCTCTCCTACAGCGGTGTCAAAAAGAGAGATAGTCATCTTTTGTGACGCTTCCACAAAGGCAATTGCAGCAGTTGCATACTTAAAGATAACAGAGAAAAATGGAACCAACCACGTGGGCTTTCTCATGGGAAAAGCCAAGCTTACGCCCTTGTCAGAACAAACTGTCCCTAGACTTGAGCTTTGTTCTGCAGTATTAGCGGTGGAGCTTGCCGAGCTCATCACCTCAGAGATGGACATGGAGGTTGACATCACTTTCTACAGCGACAGCAAAATCGTTCTTGGTTACATCAGCAATGATACTAGACGTTTTTACGTGTATGTAAGCAACCGAGTTCAACGGATAAGAAGCTTTTCTCACCCTGAGCAATGGAAACATGTCTCCACTGAAGCAAACCCTGCAGACATAGCCACAAGGTCTGTGTCAGCGAAACACCTGTCCAGTACCACCTGGCTTTGTGGACCAGCATTCCTGAAGAACGCTCAGAATGACCAGTTTCAAAAGGGCCCTTTTGAGTTGTCTGAcccctctttggatacagaggtcCGCCCGCATGTTTCAACATTGAACACCACTGCAGTAATCAAACACCTGGGTTCTCAACGCTTCTCCAAGTTCTCCAGTTGGAGATCATTGATCCATGCCATTGCTCGTCTCACTCACATTGCTCGCCTCTTTCAAAAGAATCCTGCAGTAAAAGCTAACGGCTGCAAAGGCTGGCATCATTGTCACTCAGCAAATGCTGTTGAGGAACTTGCACATGCTAAGAAAACCATCATTCGTGCAGTTCAAGAAGACATATATGCTCAAGAGTATGCTTCCATCAAAAATGGTAAAGGGCTTTCCAAAGACAATAATCTCAAAGCCTTAGACCCTCTCATTGATGCCGATGGTCTGCTAAGAATTGGGGGTCGCATAAAAGAAGCCAAACTCTCTTTGGAGGAGAAATCGCCTCTCATAATCCCTGGCAAGCACCATATTTCCACGCTTCTGGTCAGGCACTACCATCAGAAAATACAACACCAGGGCAGATTATTCACTGAAGGTGCTTTAAGAGCTGCTGGATTTTGGATTGTTGGTGGTAAAAGACGAGTCAGCAGTGTGATCTATGGATGTGTTAAATGCCGCAAACTTCGCGCTTTGCCTCAGACTCAAAAGATGGCTGATCTTCCAGCTGATCGCCTGTCCACTGAACCTCCATTTACCAACGTTGGGCTGGACGTTTTTGGACCTTGGACAGTGTCTGCACGTCGTACACGAGGTGGCCTTGCACAAGACAAAAG ATTGCAGATGGATGTTCAACGTGCCTCACGCATCTCACATGGGTGGGCCATGGGAGAGGATGATTGGTGTGGCAAGAAGGATCCTTGA